The nucleotide window TCTTCTAGAAAAGTATATTATAGGGTAATTGGTGAATTTAAAAAAAGTGTGAAAGAGACAAATAATGTAAATCACTTGAATGAAGTCACTATTGTTCATGTTTCAGAGTATAAACAACGATTATTGACTTATCGTAAAAAGGATGGTAAACCATTATCATTGGCTACAGTAAGTCAACGCTTGAATATTATAAGCGGTTTATTCACTTTCGCAAAAGATGTTGGTTATCTTCAATATAATCCAGTCAAAGCAATAAAAAAGCCTAAATATGATAATAGAAATGAGCATAAATTTTTAACAGAACAAGATACTACTCTGCTTCTTAAATCCCTTAAGCAAAGTAGCCAAGACTCCACTATTAGTGATAGAAACTTCCTCATTGGAGCCATTCTGTTGTATACCGGATTACGTATATCTGAACTATGTTCTTTGTCTTGGTGCGATTTTTATTTAGATCCTAGAAATAGAATAGGTATAAAAGTTAAGGGTAAAGGAAGCAAGTGGCGTAATATTAAAATTAGAAAAGAATTATGGTTTTATATTAGTATGTATAGAAGAAAATGTGGTAAAAGCGATGAGTTTGATATAGAAGACACCTCTCCCCTCTTCTATAACCGTTATGATGAAAGGTTATCTCAATGGGGTGTTAGAAAAATGTTATCAAAAGCTTGCGAACAAGTAGGACTTTCAAAGAAGGTAACGCCACACTGGTTCAGACATACCTCAGCCAGTATGGCACTCGCTAATGGAGCGGATATCAAGAAAGTAATGACTCAATTTGGGTGGTCATCACTGGTCACCCCTCAACGTTATCTACATGATATCAGTGGTTTTGATGACGCTGCTACTGATTATGTGAATGTTCAACTTGATTAATTCGCATTTAGCCTTTGAAGAATCCAATAGCATGCCAATTGCATAATTGAATATCTTAATTTTACTTCCAATTAATCATCACTAATTTTATTATTTAGTGATGATTTTCATTTTTCACCATAATATTCTAATATGCGTTTACACTAAATTCATATAATGTTAAAATAAATATGTAAATTTTTTATATTAAAAGTTGTAAATAGTAGATTTTCAGAATTTCTATTACTTGTTTCTGTAAATCGCTAGAAATCATTTAGAAGGGGGAATAATAAATGGGGGATTACTTAAATATTGCAAACAGTAATATCTTTTACATATGTGGTGCTATTATCTTATTAATCGTTGTTTTGCAATCCTATTTATTCATTAAGTTAGCCTTTAAAAAAGGCAAAGAACAAGGTTTAAGTAAAGAAAAAATGTTTAAAGCACTCCGAACAGGAGCCATATCAAGCGTTGTACCATCAATAGCGATCATTGTTGCTTTAATGACCATGGTTCCAGTATTAGGGGTTCCTATACCTTGGATGCGCCTTTCCGTTATCGGTTCTGCACCTTATGAATTGATGGCAGCTGGTATAGGTTCTAAATCTATGGGGATTGACCAACTAGGAGGACCTGGTTATACAAAAGAAGTCTTCGCTTCATCAATCTGGGTAATGTGCTTTGGCTCTATTTGGGCTGTTGGATTAATCATCTTATTTCTTAAAAGTATTAAAAAGCAATATTCAAAGACTGTTGATAAAGACCCTCAATGGAAAACCGTTTTGATAAATGCAGCCTTTTTAGGTGTATTTTGCATTTTTATTGCTGACCCCGTTACTACTGGTGGCCTTCCACTCTATACGCTACTATCCGGTGGCGTCATTATGACAATTCTAGCCCTGCTGATAGTAAAATTCAAAGTAACTTGGTTGAGAGAATTTGCACTCACTTTCAGTATGATTGGTGCAATGTTATGTTCCATTCTTTTTTCAAATTTAGGATTATAAGGAGTGAGTTAGATGTCTTTTATCAAAAAACGTACAAGTCACAATTATGATATTTATGAATCCAGAGGACATATAATAGGAAGAATCACATTACTTACAGGATTAATTTTTACTTTCTTACCACCATTATTTTTATGGCTGGTATATGGTATCATGCCACCATCAAAAGAATTAATCAATGGGATTATTAGTATTTCATCTGTTATGTTGCCTGTTTCAATAGTTGAGATATTAGCTTTTTCCCCTATGCTAGGTACGAATGCTATGTATATGTCTTATTTAACGGGTAATATAGCGAATATCAAACTTCCTAGTGCAGCTATTGCTTTGGAAGTTGCTGAAGTAAAACCCTCAACAGAAGAAGGGGATATTATCGCAACCATAGCCATTGGTGGGTCAGTTATAGCCAGTGAAATTGTTATACTTATCGGTATGCTTCTAATCGTTCCACTTTCAACGAAATTAAACAATCCAGTTATCCAACCTGTTTTTCAACAGATTTTACCAGCTTTATTTGGGTCAATTGGTGCCTACTACATCCTTAAAGAATGGAAATTAGCTATTGCTCCTTTAAGTGTGGCTATTTTACTAAATCTTGTAGGGGACTTACCAACAGCCGTAACCATACCTCTTTGTATACTTTCATCCATTTTAACTGCAAGATTGTTATATAAGAAAAAATTAATCAAAGTAACGGATTAGATTGCATCACGGAACAGGAGGATTTGAATGAGAATTAAACTGATACTTATTAAAGCTTTATTACATATCATTGGTTTTTTCAAAGGGAGTCGCTACAAATATTCTCAAGAATATGAAGATAATTTTTTATACATGGATCTGGGTGAAAAATTATGGTGGGCTTATAAAGCTGTCATTAAGCAGATTGAAAATGCTGAAAAGGGCAAAAATATTGAAAGTTATTTTGCTAATCAAAATTTAGATTTTAGTCCTAATGATTCATTCAAGGTAGATCAACAAGTGACTTTAACAGCAGGTGGTGACTTAAATTGCTCAGATATTATATACCCAGAAAGTACCGAACACCTTTGGGATGATATTGAAGACTTCTATTTTTCTGGAGATATCGTCTGCGCTAACTTAGAATCGCCACTTGACCCCTCAAAACCTTTAGGCGTCGTCCCAAGTATGTGCCTAACAGCTCCCAATCTCAACACCAGTCCAGAAATGTTTGAGCGCTATGCCCGGGATGGAAAAGGGATTAATTTCTTCTCGACTGCTAATAATCACAGCTTAGACCAAGGTGAATCAAGCCTTATTGCTACACTGGACTTTCTTGATTCCAAGGGTTATCCCCATGTTGGTACATCAAGAACCCCAGAAGAGCAAAAAGATATTCCCATCATTGAACAAGGTGGCATTCGTATTGCGTTTCTTTCCTACACTTATTGTTTAAACGGATTCGAACCCATTCCTGGTAAAGAATACATGACAAACGTTATTAGGTTGAATAAACCGGATACAGATATCTCTCTCATTAAAGAGCATATTAAAATTGCACATGAGAAAAAGGCTGATATTATTGTAGCCATGCTTCATTGGAGTATTGAGTTTGAAACCTATCCTATTGAAAACATTATAAACATGGGTCACCGCATTATGGAATGTGGTGTAGATATTATTTTAGGTGGACATCCCCATGTATTACAGCCTATGGAGAAATATAGCTTTGTGGACCCCTACTCCAAGCATAAGAAAGAAGGTTTTATCATTTATTCTTTAGGAGAGTTAGTGTCTTACAATGCCTTTAGTAAAAATTCTAGATTAACAGCCATCCTTAAACTTCAAATTTCCAAAGGGATGCAAAATGATGCTAGTATTACTAAAATTACAAATCTAAAGATATTACCAACCTATACATGGGCTCGTCCTTTTATAGCTGGTAAGTCTGATTATCGCTTACTTAACTTTAGATCCATGATGAAACAATTAGAAATGGGTGAAAATCCTCACGGTTTTACTAACAAAGAAATTAAAGAATTGGAACGTTTAGAAGCATTACTGTATAATAAATTCTTACCCCAAAATGCTGATTCAATAATATCTGACTAGAAAGGAGATATTTAGAATGACTAACTATAGCAAAGACGTGTTCATTTACAAAAACCCAGCCAAGCTTTTACAGAATCTTATTCGTTTTAATACCACAAATCCTCCTGGGAATGAAACAGAGAGCATCATGTATATAATGGATCTACTTGAAAAAGCGCATATTGAAGTGAAAACCTTCGGAAGAAAAACTGAACGCCAAAACCTTTATGCAAGAATAAAGGGTAATGGTTCAGCCCCTCCCTTTCTCATGTACGGTCATATTGATGTGGTAACTACCGAAAATCAGAACTGGCAGGTCCCACCTTTTGAAGGGAGAATTAAGGATGGTTGTGTTTGGGGACGTGGTGCTTTAGATATGAAAGGCGCCCTGGCTATGATGATAGCTGCATTTCTTCGTATAAAAGTTGAAGCATTAACACCATCTGGTGATATTATATTATGTATTGTTACAGATGAAGAAGATGAAGGTTATTATGGGGCAAGATACATGGTAGAAGAACACCCTGAACTGTTTGAAGATGTTCAATTTGCTATTGGCGAAATTGGCGGCTTTACACTTCACATGGATCATAAAAGGTTTTATCCTATTATGATTTCAGAGAAGCAAAAATGTGCTTTAAAAACTATTATAAAAGGTCCAGGTGGTCACGGTTCAATGCCCATACGAGATGGTGCTATGGCAAAGCTTGCTTACGTACTTGAACGCCTGAATACCAAACGACTACCTGTACATATTACACCACCTGTTAAACAGATGATTGAAGCCCTCTCATCAAATATGTCATTTCCAGCAAATAAAGTCCTAAGGCAATTATTAAATACTGGAATGAGCAATAAGGTCTTAAATCTTTTAGGTTCAAATGGCTATTTATTTGATCCTCTACTACATAATACGGTTAATGCCACTATCGTCAAGGGTGGTAACAAAATTAATGTAATCCCTAGTGAAATTACTTTAGAATTTGATGGGCGTTTATTACCAGGTTATAAACCCGACGATTTAGTAAGTGAATTAAACGCACTCCTGGGTTCAGAACATGAATTTGAAGTGACTTTTTATTATCCTGGACCTGATTCTGTTAACATGGATCTATTTAATACCCTATCAAGTGTACTTTGTGATTTTGATTCTGAAGCAATTCCCATACCCTTTGTAGGATGCGGTGTTACCGACGCCCGTTATTTTTCGAAACTTGGTATCCAAACTTATGGCTTTACCCCAATGATATTGCCAGAAGAGATTAACTTCTCAAAACTTATACACAGTGCTGATGAGCGTATACCTGTTGAAGCCATGGAATTTGGTTCAGAAACTATTTATGAATTATTAAAAAGGCTGTCTCTATTTGATTAGAGACAGCCTTCCATAATCTATCGCTCTTCTCGAAAATAAGCATTACCAAGATTAGCTGGTGGTGATTGTTTACTGGAATTTCGCATAGAGCTGACTACCAGTATAATGATAGTGGCTAAATAGGGTAAGGCATCTAAAAGGCTTTGTGAGATATTCAAATGTTGAATTCTAAAACCTAGTATATTTAGACCACCAAAAACAAATGCTGCAAGAATTGCTTTATAGGGGTTCCATCCACTAAAAATTACAAGTGCAATGGCAATCCATCCCCTCCCTGCTGTTATACCTTCAGTCCATTGAGGCACGTCTACTATAGATAAGTAGGCACCACCAAGCCCACATAACGCTCCTCCCAATAGGACATGAACATATTTATACAAATCAACATGAATCCCTACAGTATCTGCAACACTAGGATTTTCTCCGATTGATCGAAGATTGAGACCAAATCTCGTTCTATAAAGATAAAATCCTAAGATTAATGTTATCACATAACCCATGTAGATAAATACATCTTGACTAAATAATATGGGACCTACTACAGGAATCTCACTTAATAAAGGAATCTTTATAGGTGTAAAGAAAGTGATAATCCTATCAGGCATTTTCTCCCCAATAAAACTCTGGCCTAAAAAGCTTGACAATCCAGTACCAAAAATCGTTAAAGTTAGACCTGTAACAACTTGATTTGTTTTTAATGTAATGGTTAAAAAACCATAAATCAATGCACCTAAAGCTCCTACTAAAGCTGCTGCTAATAAAGCTATTAAAGGATTACTCGTATAAAAACCAGCTCCAAATCCAGCAACAGCCCCCATAAGCATCATACCTTCAACACCAAGGTTGAGATGACCTGAACGTTCCGTCATAATCTCACCTAAGGTAGCAAAGAGTAATGGCATTCCAGCTACAACAGCAGCTGTAAAAAAGGATATATCCACTTAATACACCTCCTTTTTAGCTTTTCTTCTCTCAATACGATAACGAATGAATAGTTCACTACCTAAAACAAAGAAGAGAATCATACTCTGAAGTATTTCAGCGGCTGATTGAGGAATCATAAAAGAGATCTGTATAAAAGAACTTCCTTTAGTAAGAGCTGCAAAAAGAACGCAAACTGGAATGATCACAGCTGAGTTTAAACCTGATAACCATGTTGTTATGATAGCCGTATAACCGTATCCAGAAGTGATATCAACAGAAAGTGTTCCATCTACTCCTGATGCCTGAATCATGCCAACAATACCGCATAATCCTCCACTGATAAACAATGCTTTAAGTATGATTTGTTTGACATTGATGCCACCATATCTTGCAGTGTCTTGACTTTCACCTACTACCGATACCTCGTAACCCATCTTCGTATGATGTATAAATAAATAAACGATAATAACAAGAGCGATAGCAATAATCCATCCTATGTGTATACCAAAGACTTCTGGTAGTAAAGCATTATCAGTGAAATCGGCTATCTTTGGAAATCCCATTGAATCTGGATCTTTCCAAGGACCATATTGAAGATAAGTAACCCATTTTATAGCAATATAATTAAGCATCAACGTTATAATAGTCTCATTCGTACCAAATCGAACTTTTAAGTAAGCCGGAATAAGTGCCCATAATCCTCCACCAATAATCCCTCCAAAGAACATGATTAATAGCAATAATGGTTTTGGAAGATGATTGAAGGAAAGAGCAAAGTAACTGGCCAAAAAAGCTCCCATGCAAATCTGTCCTTCAGCACCAATATTCCAAAACTTCATCTTAAAAGCAATCAATATTCCTAGGGAGGTAATAATCAAAGGTATAGCTATGGTAATAGTATCCTGAATTCTATACCAACTGCCAAAAGCTCCATCAATAAGAGCAATATAAACCTCTAATGGGTTATGACCCAGCAAGAGTATAAAACATGCGGATATAATGAGTGCAAGAAAAACTGCAGAGGCTCTGATGATAAAAGCCCTTTTAGTATTCATATCACTTCTTTTGACTAGCTTTAACATGGTGAATCCTCTCTTTCTGTCTTCTTACCTGCCATCATTAAACCTATTTCTTCTTTCGTCGCTTCATCTGCTGAAACGATACCAGTTATTTCTCCATCACATAAGACCATGATGCGATCACATAATTCTAAAAGAACATCAATATCTTCACCAATGTACAACACACCTACACCTTTAGATTTTTGATGGTTGAGCAAGTCATATATTAAATGAGAAGATCCAACATCTAAACCTCTTGTAGCATAAGCAGTTACTAAAAAATGTGGATTGGATTTAATTTCTCTTCCAAGAAGCACTTTTTGTATGTTCCCTCCTGATAACTGACGTATAGGAGTGTGTATATTAGGGGTTTTGATAGCTAATTCTTCAACCATCTTTTCGCACTGGTGAGCAGATGGTTTTCTCGTTATAAAGAGTCCTTGTTGTTTATAATAATTCTTCAGAAGATAGTTATCCACCATATCCATAGATGCTACTAGACCCATTCCCAGTCTATCCTCAGGGATAAAACTCATACTAATCCCCTTATCATTAATTTGACGAGGTGATAAGCCTACAATATTAACACCATTATAAAGAATTTGACCTGTTGATACAGGATATAGCCCAGCTATTGTTTCGCATAGCTCTTTTTGTCCACTACCAGCAACACCAGCCACACCTAATATTTCTCCACCACATAGATCAAAGGTAATTTCTTTTAGTACACTTACTCCATCTACATCTTTAGCTGAAAGATTCATGATTTCTAGTTTCTCGCTAGTAGGAGATTTTTCTCCTCTGAGAATTTCTAAATCCACAGATTCTCCCACCATCAAATCTGTTAATGCTTTTGGTGTCGTCTCAGATGTTTTAACTGTACCTACATTTTTACCTTTTCTAAGTACAGTTACTCGATCACTTATAGCCATTACTTCGTTTAGCTTATGCGTGATTATGATAACGGCACAACCTTTTTCTTTCATTTTATGAATGATATGAAAAAGCATCTCTGTTTCTTGTGGCGTTAATACTGCTGTCGGTTCATCAAGAATCAGAATATCTGCCCCTCCATATAACACTTTGATAATTTCAACTGTTTGCTTTTCACTTATGGACATGTCTTTAATACGTTTATTAGGATCAATTTGCAAACCATATTTCTTTGAAATATCAGCTATTTCTTTTTCTATTTTTCTTTGATTAACAAATAGTTGCCGACCTTTACCCAAGGAAATATTCTCTGCAGCACTCATCACTTCGATTAATTTATAGTGCTGATGAATCATACCTATTTTGTTTCTAATGGCATCTTTTGGTGAATTGAGATAAACCTCTTTTTCGTGTATAAAAATAGAACCGCTATCAGGAGCATAAAGCCCTGATAGCATGTTCATCAATGTGCTTTTTCCAGCACCATTTTCACCAAGTAATGCATGTACTTCTCCTACTTTAATGTCCAGATCTACGTCTGTATTAGCTACTACAGAACCAAATGACTTAGAGATTTTTTTCATTTCTACTGCAATCGTTGGCATCATCTATTTAACCTCTCAATTATTCAACTTTCCCAATTACACCTTCAACAAACCAATTCATACCTAGTAATTCTTCGTCAGTTAAAGTTACTCCTTCTTCAACTCTTAATTCGCCGCTATTGTCTTTCAATGGTCCTTCAAAAATCGTAAGAGAACCATCTTTAATACTCTCTGTTGCTTCTGTTATTATATCTTTTGCTTCAGTTGGAGCTAATTCTGTAAGTTCAGCTAGTTCTACTACGCCTTCATTCATACCACCCCAATAAGCATGTGATTCAAAAGTTCCTTCTTGTACTGCTTTTACTTGTTCCACATAATATGGGCCCCAGTTCCAAACAGGCGCTGTCATGTAAGCTTCTGGTGCCATAGCACTCATGTCAGTGTTATAACCAATTGAAAAAGCACCTCTTTCTTCTGCAGCTTGTTGAGGACCAGCAGTATCTTGATGCTGCGCAATAACATCTGAACCATTGTCTAATAAGGCTACTGCGGCTTCTTTTTCACTAGCTGGATCATACCAAGTTGACGTCCAGACAACTTCTACTTCTGCTTCAGGATTAACTGACTGTACACCTAAAGTAAAAGCATTTATACCACGAATAACTTCAGGAATTGGAAAAGCTGCTACATAACCAATTTTATTTGTCTCAGTTTTTAAACCAGCTACCTTACCAGATAAATATCTAGGTTCATACATTCTTCCAAAATAGTTTGCCATATTTTCTGCTGACTCATAACCTGAACAATGGAAGAACGTTACCTCTGGATATTCTGTAGCCATATCCTTGACATAATTCATATAACCGAAACTAGTAGCAAAAATAATACTTGCACCTTGATCAACCATATCTTTAATAACTTGTTCAACCTCTTGATTCTCAGGAACAGATTCTACGTAAATGGTTTTGACACCTAACTCTTGCTCTAAATACTGGCGACCTTGATCATGAGCGTATGACCAGCCACCATCACCAATTGGACCAACATATATAAAACCTACAGTCGTTTCTTCCGCTTGCCCTGTTGTATTACAACCTACAAGACTTACGAGTAATGTTAATGTTAGAATAATGCAAATAAATTTCTTCATTCTTAATGTACCCTCCTAGATTTTCTATAAAAAATATTATTAATATTACTTAAATCTTATTTGCTTTTCTTCAAATGATTGAAGTATTGCTAGAGATTCCAGTTGAATGTTCTTAGCACGTATAAGATTACCACCTTGCTGAAATCCTTTTTCAATGACTATACCAATTCCCTCTACAACTGCTTTAGATTGATTTACAAGATCGATTAAGCCTAAAGCAGCTTGTCCATTAGCTAAGAAATCATCAAGTATCAGAACATGATCTTCTTCATTTAAATAACGTTTGGATATTTTAATACTGTATGTAATACCTTTCGTGAATGAATGAACTTGACTTTCATAAGTGTCATTATCTAAATTTCTTGATTCTGTTTTCTTAGCAAATACAACAGGAACATTAAAATATTGAGCTGCTAAGGTAGCGATGGCAATGCCAGAAGCCTCAATTGTAATAATTTTCGTAATTTTCTTATTATTAAACCTGTTTTTAAATTCTTTTCCTATCTCTTTTAGCAACTCTACATCAATTTGATGATTAAGGAAGGAATCTACCTTTAAAATATCTTCCCCAACTACCCGACCCTCTTCAAGGATCTTATCCTTTAATAATTTCACCGCTGATCCCTCTCCCTATCTCTTCATGAAAGAACCCGATTTAATATGTAATCCTACACACAAAACAAAAGCAGTTACGTTACAACCTTTCTTTTGGTTGTTAAAATAAAAAAATCCTGCCACCGGCAGGATTCTATCGCAAATTAGATGAAAGTGAGAACATCACACTTCTATTTAAATCAGTAAAGCAAAATACATCTCTTAGCGTACTTCACTATGCCAATCTCCATTCAACGAAATATCCCCCGTAGCCTGTAACTGTTTATGGCAGTTTGTAGAAACATCGGACCCTATTACCGATTTATACGAGAATATCATTATTTTATTAACTTTTAGTTAATTCTTGTTCATTTATAGATTGTATTGTAATATATCTCTTTATAAAAAGCAAGCACTTTTTCAATTTATATGCAATAATTTTGTTGGAAATCCATGACTAAGAAGATTTTTTCTCAAAAAAACCAAGTTGCTTATAAAGATTTACAGCTCCCCAATTTTTGTCATAAACATCTATAGTAACTTCTCGATATGTGGTTTCTATTAAGTCATTCAAGCAACAACCTAATAGATCCCTCCCAATACCATTACGACGATATTCTTTAAATACGACTAACGAATATATATGAAATAAGCGATTATCTTCATGATCATTTAACCCAACTAACACTCCTACGGATTGATCAATATCCAAAGCCTCATAAATTCGAATACTCTTCTTATCTCCCAGATGTCCTGATAGAATACGGGAAATAAATTTATCAGGCGAATTGTTCATCATTACTGGGTCATCACTATCAACTCTTCCTCGATCTAGTCGATCAAATAGAAATTGATAAAGATTATCTGGTTGTTTATCATGATTGATTATTATGTAACTACTGTTAACTGCAATTTTCTCATCACTTATGGTTCTAAATAGTTTCAATCTCATGGTAGCTCACACATTCCAGAAACAAAGTTCGTTATTAGTGTAATTCACCCTTTTCATTCTTTTCTTATGCACCTTAAATAAGTCCTTCAATCTATCATTATTCATTTCATTCACGATTATTTGTCGATGTTTTATATTTTGCCTAGTAAATCGGTTACCATCAAAATCTTTTGCTATTAAACGAATGAGATGATTATTAGTGATATTTTCACACCCATACCCTGTTGTTTGATAGGTTTCAAATTGAAAGAGGTTTTTTGCCATATAGGTCTTGTATTCATCATGATCAAGAGGTGCACCATTTTCATTTAAATCTGCATTAACAATGATCAGATCATCATTCATAACCGCTTTTCGAAACTCCATTAAAGACATTGGTATTTTATTCTGATTCAATACATAACCATTAAAAGATGGATCCACCATCACCCATTTATTTAGATCATCAATGTACACATGAACAACAACATGACAATCACCATCTTTATAATTAAAAGGTAAACATCTTACAAACCTGGCTTTAAAGCCTATTGCTAAAAGAAATTCTGCCATCATTACTGATAGCAACCAACAGTTCGTACCATTTTTGACTCCCAATTCAGCTATCGTTCTTGCATTTTTTCTATTAGGAATATCCATAGTACTTCCATCCCAGATAAAGGTATCACTGACCCACTTAAGCATATTCTTAACTTGCTCCCATTGATTGCCTTCAGCAATTACTGAAAGTAAATTAAACTCGTCAATTAACGTTCGTAAATTACCATCGTAAACGTATTCAAACTCCAAGTCACAATCATCATGGTCAAATTTACTATAGCACTTCAATAAGTGTCTATATTTATCTTTAGCATTCAAATAAGACAACACTCGCTCCCCCTAACAATGGTTTGTAGTTGTTCAATCATTAACAACATTTTACACCATATATTAACAATTGTCTACCGAACAGGGGGTTAAGACTTTCTAATAACATAATTATTTATATAAACTATAAAAATCTGATTCCATGTTCTCCATTTGATGGCTAAACCATGTCTTAGCATCATCTAACCCTTTATTATAGATTTTATCACCTAATTCTTCTAAAAAGAAATCAAGAACAGTACTAGCTGCTATTATGCCTATTTCTTCGTCTCTTTCTTCATCAAAAAATTGAATAATATCTTCCATTAATTTATCCTTTTGCTCTTTTGTTAACTGTAACATAACTTTCTCCTCCTGAGTTAAATATTATCTACGTTTCATGCTATTAAACTTAATTTCAGCCAATCTTTAATGACTACAAAATACTCTCTTAGCATATAGTTAACCCTAATCATGGCTGGACTATGGCTTGGTGCTGTAACCACATCTAAACCAATTTTCTTAGAGATATAAGATGCTCTATAGGTATGATAATCACTAGTTACTATAATAATTGATTTATCAATCAGTTTAGCATCTAAAATTTCTTTTGAGAATAAAAGATTCTCATAAGTTGATGTTGATAATTCCTCAACTAAGATATGCGTTGGATCTACACCTTCATTGATAAGATAACTTTTCATTGCATGAGCTTCTGTTACCTTTTCATCAGGACCTTGTCCACCTGAAACAAGAACTTCTAATTCTGGATTGTTGTCAATGAGTTCAAGGGCTTTATCCAATCTAGATTTTAATCGATTAGTAACCTGATCTCCATTCAAACCGGCTCCTAGAACTACAATGATATCATGCTCAGTTGCGTCTACTTGGGAATGCATATTACTAATGATAAGACTTTCTACTATTATAAAACTTAACGCAAATATTATAATTAAGCTTAGATATACACTTCTTATCAATCTTAAAACCTTAGAATCACATCTCTTAATCCAGTAATCTAGAACGTATTTCATTATGTAAAGAAGGTTTAAAAATGTAAAAAAGATAACACCAAATGTTGGTCCTAAAATAACAAACATGAAAAGGTTAAGGACACTTAATAGACTAATTAAACCCCTAGATAAAGAGTCTTTACTCTTTCTTATTTTTAACAAAAATCCTTTCCTCACCTTCATCTATATTCTAATCTCTTTTATGTAGGTGAATACATCCACCTTCAATCATAGTACTTTTAATCTTCTAATATTTGAAGATAACGCCTTAATACATCACCTTTTTCATCCAATATACCATCGTAAAAAAACTTCACACTACCTTTATTCTCAATGTCTGTATACTTATCCTTCACTAAGTTAAATAAATGTTTGGTGGTTCCCTGATTACCATCAATAATCTTCATATGCTCAGGCACTATCTTTCGTATAGCCTGCTTAAAGTAAATGAAATGAGTGCAACCAAGAACCATGTACTCATACTCATTGAAGTTAATATTTTTAAAGATCTCTTCTAAATAACCCAACACTTCAGAAGTATGAATTTGCCCCTTCTCAGCAAATTCAACCAATCTTGGAGCTGGTATCCCTGTGATTCTCTCATTAGCTCCCATTGATGAGACCAATTCTTT belongs to Vallitalea okinawensis and includes:
- a CDS encoding DUF2164 domain-containing protein, yielding MLQLTKEQKDKLMEDIIQFFDEERDEEIGIIAASTVLDFFLEELGDKIYNKGLDDAKTWFSHQMENMESDFYSLYK
- the murI gene encoding glutamate racemase, yielding MKIGIFDSGIGGITVLKQAIEKLPMADFIYYADTLNVPYGTKSSEQVKGYVDDVVSFLMARDIEALVIACNTATSIAVRDLRNKYNIPIIGMEPAIKPAIREGNTKKVLVLATELTLKQAKFKELVSSMGANERITGIPAPRLVEFAEKGQIHTSEVLGYLEEIFKNINFNEYEYMVLGCTHFIYFKQAIRKIVPEHMKIIDGNQGTTKHLFNLVKDKYTDIENKGSVKFFYDGILDEKGDVLRRYLQILED
- a CDS encoding YdcF family protein; translated protein: MLKIRKSKDSLSRGLISLLSVLNLFMFVILGPTFGVIFFTFLNLLYIMKYVLDYWIKRCDSKVLRLIRSVYLSLIIIFALSFIIVESLIISNMHSQVDATEHDIIVVLGAGLNGDQVTNRLKSRLDKALELIDNNPELEVLVSGGQGPDEKVTEAHAMKSYLINEGVDPTHILVEELSTSTYENLLFSKEILDAKLIDKSIIIVTSDYHTYRASYISKKIGLDVVTAPSHSPAMIRVNYMLREYFVVIKDWLKLSLIA